Part of the Ruania alba genome is shown below.
CGAGCTCGCCAGCCAGTTCACGACCCCACCCGGTACCTGCAGGGTCCCGCTCACGGTGAGCACCGCCAGCGTCGGCCACAGGAACAGGCCGAGCATCTGGATGAACGGCAGCATCAGGTAGTACCCGGACTCCAGGACTCCGCCGGAGGTGAAGTGTGGTGACCGCACGATCTGCGGCAGGTACTTGATGCACTGGATGTTTCCCTGCGACCACCGGGTGCGTTGGGTGAACAGTCGCTTGAGGTCCGTCAGCCCCTCCTGGGAGACGTAGCTGTCGGCCACGAACCGGATCTCGTGGCCGGTGAGCAGCACATGCACACCGAGCTCGAAATCCTCCAGCAGGGCGCCGTGCCACGGCCGCCCCGCCTGGGTGGCGATCGCGTCGAGCACCGTCAGGCGGGTGAACTGACCGTTGCCGCCCAGTCCGACGCTGCGGGTCTGGGTGCGTAGGGCCTGCATCGCACAGATCGAGGTCCGGAACTCGATGTCCTGCATCCGCACCAGGTACCGGGATAGGGCGTTCGCGGCCCGCCCCTTGCTCGGCCGGGGTCGGTGATCGTCGCGGTTGCGCATCTGTACCGAGATTTGTGCGGCACCCACGCGTGGGTCGCCGAAGACCTTCGTCCCCGCGACGTGGTCCAGTGCGTCGCCCGCCATCTGTCCGTCCGCATCGACCACGCACACGATCACCCGGGTGCGGTCACAGCCGGCCGGAAGGAACGCGTTCAGGCGGTGGTAGGCGGAGTTCAGCGCGTCTCCTTTTCCGGTGCGGGCGTGCGGACGGCGCCGCTGCACCAGGTGCACCATCGGGTCGGTCGCAGCCCGGGAGCGCACCACGTCCGCGGTGGCGTCGTCACTGTCGTCATCGATCACCCACACGTGTGCGCCGGCGAAGGTGGCGCGAAGGCGATCGATCGTGGCGCCGATGACCACGTCCTCGTCCCGGCACGGAACGAACATGTGCCACTCGAACGCCTCCGCATCGCCGGGCTGGTCCGGCAGGCGGCGAAAGAAGGCCCGGGCGATCGTGGCCAGGTAGGACAGGAACGTCACCACGATCACCAACGAGATGCCGATCAGGAGTGAACCCATCAGTGCTCGACCCGCTTCAGATGTGCGGTGCGGACGAGCAGCAGACCGGCGATGATCACCACGAGCGCCACCAGCAGGTAGAACCCGGTGGCGACACCGGTGTAGGCGAGGGCGGCAGTTGCGCCGATCCCTGGCCCTCTGCTCGCGTACATGAGCTGCTGTGTCTCCTTGCGTATCTAACGTCCACGGCCGGCGCCCTCGCCGACCAGTCCTTCGGTCAGCTCACGGTGGCAAGGCACCGACGACGTCGGGTCACCGCGCGGTCACCGGCACGCACACCCCGGTCACCGGGCGGTCAACAACGGGTCGGCCACGCCGCCGGCACCGCCCGGCAGCACCTCGAACTGCCCCCTGCCCACTCGCCCCTGGTGACCCGGCGGTGACCGAGGGAGCCAGCGGCCCGGCTACGCTGACGGCCGGCGACCGGCGCGGCGATCGTGCCGATGACGATCCGTGGAGGGAGCAGGGGCCGGCTCAGCGAGCGTGCGAGTGAGTACCCCGGACAGCGAATGGTGCGTATCGATGTGCTCGGCCCGCTCAGGGTCACCTCCGGGCGGCGGCCGGCCGACATCGGCGGACAGCGTGTGGAACTGCTCGCCTGGCTCGTGATGCACGCGAACCGCCCCCTTCCGATCGGCGAGGTCTCGCGCATGCTCGGCGATGGCGCTCGCCACGGCACGGCCCCACAGGTCCGGATTCAGTTGCGCAGGTTGGCGGTCGCACTGCCCAACGGCGTGGTGCAGGTGGACGAGGCGACCGTCCGGCTGGTCCTTACTGAGGACGCCGTCGACGCGTCCCGGTTCTCCGCGCTGGCCGCCGCAGCGCGCCGCCATTGGCGGGAAGGAAGGCACGAGCGCGTCGCCGCGGACGTCGACGGTGCGCTGGCGTTGTGGCGTTCGGACCCATATCCGGAGCTTCTCCGGTACAGCGCCGCGATTCCGGAGATTCAGCGCCTGCGGCGCCTCCGGCTGGGGGTTCTGGAGATGCAGCAGGAGCTCGCCATGGATGATGGCGTGGACTTCACCACGGTGTCCACGCTGCGCCACCTGATCGCTGCGCACCCCGAGAGACTGGGCTTCCGGTTGATGCTGGCGCGTGCTCTGCACCTGATGGACCGTCAGGTGGACGCGCTCGAGGTGCTGCGCCGGGCGTCCGCCGACCTCGGGGGCATCCGGCCTCACAACGACTGACGGATCTGATCGTGCACCGTGACCCCCAGGTCGCTGATTTGTCCGTGATCGATACCGTCGAGCAGTCGCCGTGAGCGGCTCTGGGCCACCCGCCCGGACCGCCGATGGTGTGGCGTAGGTCACACTTGACGTAGCCCCTGCGCCTATACGCCCGACCAGTCCGGTGAGTAGGGTCGGTGTGCGTGGGCCACAGGGGGACGGGGGAGTTCGAGCGCGGACTCCCTGTGCCGCCCGGTGCAGCCTCGCCGGCTGCTGCCGCGCCTGTGCAGATCGGACTGTTGGACCGGCTCAGCGTGTGCGTGAACGGCGTCGACGTCACACCCCAGGGGCCGACCCAGCAGCGCCTGGTCATCGCTCTGGCGGTCGCCGCGCTCCATGAGCAGCGCCCATCGGTCGACGAGCTGGTCGACGCGGTCTACGGAGAGGAGCTGCCGCCCAGGCCCCGTCGGTCGGTGGCCACGTTGGTGTGGCGCCTCCGGAAAACATGGGGTACGGAAGCCATCTCCTCCGACCCGTACGGATACTGGCTGGTCGCGGCCTGGTGCAGCATCGACGTCCGTGAGTATGAGGGTCTGCTGCAGCGCGGGCACACCCTGGCCCGCGACGGCGACCGGACGGGTGCGGT
Proteins encoded:
- a CDS encoding AfsR/SARP family transcriptional regulator; protein product: MTIRGGSRGRLSERASEYPGQRMVRIDVLGPLRVTSGRRPADIGGQRVELLAWLVMHANRPLPIGEVSRMLGDGARHGTAPQVRIQLRRLAVALPNGVVQVDEATVRLVLTEDAVDASRFSALAAAARRHWREGRHERVAADVDGALALWRSDPYPELLRYSAAIPEIQRLRRLRLGVLEMQQELAMDDGVDFTTVSTLRHLIAAHPERLGFRLMLARALHLMDRQVDALEVLRRASADLGGIRPHND
- a CDS encoding glycosyltransferase family 2 protein; the encoded protein is MGSLLIGISLVIVVTFLSYLATIARAFFRRLPDQPGDAEAFEWHMFVPCRDEDVVIGATIDRLRATFAGAHVWVIDDDSDDATADVVRSRAATDPMVHLVQRRRPHARTGKGDALNSAYHRLNAFLPAGCDRTRVIVCVVDADGQMAGDALDHVAGTKVFGDPRVGAAQISVQMRNRDDHRPRPSKGRAANALSRYLVRMQDIEFRTSICAMQALRTQTRSVGLGGNGQFTRLTVLDAIATQAGRPWHGALLEDFELGVHVLLTGHEIRFVADSYVSQEGLTDLKRLFTQRTRWSQGNIQCIKYLPQIVRSPHFTSGGVLESGYYLMLPFIQMLGLFLWPTLAVLTVSGTLQVPGGVVNWLASSWWLLALFFLMSVAPFAMWGPIYRATCEPRATRWQSILWGLGLWLYIYYMYVSVTRAFVRIALRRGGWAKTRRNGENLTVGATAKEA